A genomic stretch from Canis lupus baileyi chromosome 3, mCanLup2.hap1, whole genome shotgun sequence includes:
- the LOC140629085 gene encoding chymotrypsinogen B-like, which produces MKWDLGPPHPSVPQGVGRERASGARASCWLHAPVVLKNLPRSSPWAASFPGLHRCQVLLSPRPHDKDRMAGQAVIGGLGDITGVLWADPIASPKPHTMAFLWVVLGFLLFGSSSGCGVPAIHPQLSGLSRIINGEDAVPNSWPWQVSLQTSSGFHFCGGSLISQHWVVTAAHCGVRKSHLVVAGVSDHSSTEEAVQVLPIAEVFEHPLWGQDLGPYDIALLKLAAPALLSATASPVCLPGANASFPAGSLCATTGWGRTRYNSNKTPDKLQQAALPLLSNAECKKFWGSKITDVMICAGASGVSSCMGDSGGPLVCQKDGAWTLVGIVSWGSGWCNPSSPGVYTLVTKFIPWVLEILEAN; this is translated from the exons ATGAAGTGGGACCTTGGTCCCCCCCACCCATCCGTGCCCCAGGGAGTGGGCAGGGAGCGGGCATCTGGGGCACGAGCCAGCTGCTGGCTGCACGCACCTGTGGTTCTAAAGAACCTTCCCAGGAgcagcccctgggctgcctcttTCCCAGGCCTGCACAGGTGCCAGGTGCTTCTCAGCCCAAGGCCACATGATAAGGACAGGATGGCGGGGCAGGCCGTAATTGGTGGGCTGGGGGATATAACGGGGGTCCTTTGGGCAGACCCTATCGCATCTCCCAAGCCACACACCATGGCCTTTCTCTGGGTTGTCCTTGGCTTTCTTCTCTTTGGCAGCAGCTCAG GCTGTGGGGTCCCTGCCATCCACCCCCAGCTGAGTGGCTTGTCCCGGATCATCAATGGAGAGGATGCTGTCCCCAACTCCTGGCCCTGGCAGGTGTCCCTGCAG ACTAGCTCCGGCTTCCACTTCTGCGGGGGCTCCCTCATCAGCCAGCACTGGGTGGTCACGGCCGCCCACTGTGGGGTCAG GAAGAGCCACCTGGTGGTGGCTGGGGTGTCCGACCACAGCTCTACGGAGGAGGCCGTGCAGGTGTTGCCCATCGCTGAG GTTTTCGAGCACCCCCTGTGGGGCCAGGATCTGGGCCCCTACGACATCGCGCTGCTGAAGCTGGCCGCGCCCGCCCTGCTCTCGGCCACCGCGTCCCCCGTGTGCCTGCCCGGCGCCAACGCCAGCTTCCCCGCGGGCTCCCTCTGCGCCACCACGGGCTGGGGCAGGACCCGGTACAACT CCAACAAGACGCCCGACAAGCTGCAGCAGGCggccctgcccctcctgtccAACGCCGAGTGCAAGAAGTTCTGGGGCAGCAAGATCACCGACGTGATGATTTGCGCCGGTGCCAGCGGCGTCTCCTCCTGCATG GGTGACTCTGGTGGCCCTCTGGTCTGCCAGAAGGATGGAGCCTGGACCCTGGTGGGCATCGTGTCCTGGGGCAGTGGCTGGTGCAACCCCTCCTCACCAGGGGTGTACACCCTTGTCACCAAGTTTATTCCTTGGGTTCTTGAAATTCTGGAGGCCAACTGA